The DNA segment TTTGGCGCTCAAGGCGATTACCGAGCGGATGCGTATTTATACGTCGACGGCAAACAAGTCGCTCATTTTTCTCAGCTTCGTCGCGAAGATGGACTGCAGGCAATTGATTTGATCCTTCCAGCATCGGCAGGGTTCCTAACGCTGATCTCTACCGATGGACAAAACGGCTACAGCCACGACCAAATCGGTTTCGGAGACGCCAGACTTCGCTCAACGGTTTCCGTCGAGCGATCCGAACAAGAACAACAAAAACTGTCCAACTTAAAAACGGAACGTCAAGAATTGGCCTCCGAGCTAAAGAATTTAGGATCACCGCCAAAATTCTACGGCGTCGAATCGGCAGCGCAAGTTCCCGCGGTCCATCTCTTACAACGCGGCGACCCTGAAACTCCGGTTGGCGAACCGTTGGCTCCCGGTGGCTTTGCAGCCCTGGCGATGCTTTCGCCTGAACTGGGTACAGCCGAATCAACGGCAGACGAACGTCGCGTAGCGTTGGCCGACTGGATCACCGATCCAACCAACCCATTGCCACCTCGCGTTATTGTGAATCGCCTGTGGCATTGGCACTTTGGCCAAGGAATCGTCAACACGCCAAGTGATTTCGGATTCGGGGGTGGTTCCCCTTCGCACCCTGAATTACTTGACTGGCTGGCGGTGCAACTGCAGCGAGAGAACGGATCCCTCAAAGCGATCCATCGCTTGATCCTGAACAGTGATACGTACAAGCAACAATCGCGTTTTACCAGTGACGATCCCGCAATCGCTGTCGATGCCGACAACCGCTTCCTTTGGCGTCAAAACGCGAAGCGTATGGAAGCGGAAGTGATACGCGATTCGATCTTAACCATCACAGGCAAACTGAACACCGAACGGGGCGGACCAGGATTTGAAGATTTCCAGTACCAGGACGCCTACGCACCGATCTACACCTACGTCACGGCCGACACGTCTCCGCTGTGGAAACGGAGCATCTATCGGTTTGTTGTTCGCACCACGCCGAATCCGTTTCTCTCGACTCTGGATTGCCCCGATCCGGCCAACCTGACTCCGACGCGACTGACAACCACAACTCCGCTGCAGTCCCTTTCGCTTTACAACAATGACTTTGTCCTTCGCCAAGCAACCTACTTGGCCAAGCGGATTCAGCATCAATCCGCAGACTCCCGATCCCAACAAATCACAACCGCCTTTCAGATCACTCTGCAAAGAAATCCGACGGCGGATGAATTGGCGACTGCCACCGAGTTTTTAGAAACCAAGTCATTGTTTGCCTTCTGTCGTGTTCTCCTAAACTCGAATGAATTCCTCTATGTCGACTGACAGAAAACAATTATTGCCCAGCAGCCGTCGACAATTTCTGCTTCATGCAGGAGGCGGATTGGGGGGTGTTGCTTTAGCGACGCTGCTTGCTGGGGATCAGCAAAGCCACGCATCCGCGCAACCCAAGCAAACGGCAAAGCGAATCATCCAGATTTTTTGCCCTGGAGGGATGAGCCAGATCGATACGTTCGATTACAAGCCGGAACTTGAGAAACGGGCTGGAAAACCATTTGACCCTGACGGCAACCTGCAATTCTTCGCATCCAAACCGGGAAATTGCCAGCCCAGCCACTGGAAGTTTCGGCAACATGGTGAATCGGGACGTTGGGTCAGTGACCTGTTTCCCAAACTAGCCACCTGTGTCGATGACATGGCGTTCATCCATTCGATGCACAGCAAGACCGCGTTGCATGGTCCCGCCTGCTTTATGATGAACACCGGTTTTACGCTCCCCGGTTTTCCCAGCATGGGATCGTGGGTGACCTACGGCCTGGGGAGTGAAGCCGAAGACTTGCCGGCGTTTGTCGTCCTTCCAGACCCGCGAGGACTACCTCCTGGAGGCGTGATCAACTGGGGTTCGGGATTCCTCCCCGCAGAATACCAAGCGACAACACTGAACACCAAGGATCCTGCCCGCCCGATCGCGGATCTATTCCCGCCCGATAACTTCAAACCCAAATCGACTGCCGCCAAACGTGACAGTCTGGACCTGCTGCAAAAATGGAATCGGCAACACCTGCAACAACGTTCCGGAAATACGGAACTGGAAGCTAGAATCAAAGCTTATGAGCTAGCCGCCCGCCTGCAATTAAGTGCTCCGGAGGTCACCGACATTTCGGGTGAATCGAAAGCGACGCAGGCGCTCTATGACATCGATCACCCTGAAATCGGACCGTTTGGTCGTCAGTGCCTCCAAGCCAGACGACTGGTCCAGCGTGGCGTCCGCTTTGTGCAAATTTACTGCGGTGCGGAAAACACCACCGCGAAAAAGATCCGCCCCAATTGGGATAGCCACGAAGATCTACCGCGAGACCATGGGTACTGGGGGGCCGTCCTGGATACGGGAGCCGCCGCACTGCTAAAGGATTTGAAATCACAAGGGATGCTGGAAGATACGCTGGTGATCTGCACCACCGAATTCGGCCGGCAACCAGGTGCCCAAGGGAGTGGAGGGCAGGGGAGAGATCACAACGCAGGGGCATTTACCAGTTGGTTGGCGGGAGGTGGGATCCGCGGCGGCGTCGCTTATGGAGCCACCGACGAACTTGGCTTCAAGGCGATCGAATCCCCGACCTACAGTTACGACCTGCATGCCACGGCACTGCACCTACTGGGCATCGATCATACCCAACTGACTTACTACCACAACGGTATCGAACGCCGGCTAACCGATGTCCACGGACATGTCATCAAAGAAATCATTTAGCAATTTTTAAGTGAAAGCAATCCGTCGCTACCGACGCCAGTCGCTGGACGATCACGCTCTGGCGAACACAGCAACGACGATGACGTCGAACGCTCACGTCTCTCGCGAAATCCGTTTTTCCCTGACCTTCCACAAAGTCGCAAATCATGCAACGACGTTCCTTACGGTTTTGGACACGTGTTTCTTTCAGCATCCTGGCATGTTGCTTCTCCATCGGTGCTCGCGCCGAAGACGGGCCTGGATTTAAAGTCCATTTACTGAACGCGGAATCCGAATTTAGTGCTGCGACAGCGATCGACATCAACCAAGACGGTAAAGTCGACATCGTTTGTGGGGCTTGGTGGTACGAAGCGCCACACTGGACGAAACATCGTTTTCGCGAAGTCCCACAAATCCGCGGTCGGTTTGATGACTATTCCAACCTCGCGATGGATGTCGACCGGGATGGTTTGAAGGATATCGTCAGTGCGAACTATCGGAGCAACAGTTTGTACTGGTGCCGCAATCCTGGAATTGACAAGAACGGAAAACCATTGCCCGAACCTTGGTCCATGCAGATCATCGATCGGCCGGGAGCCAGTGAAACGGGCCGCTTGGTCGATATCGATGGTGACGGTCACATCGACGTGCTGCCCAATGGGCTTAAATTCGCCGCCTGGTACGAAGCCAAAATCCCAGATTCGGCTGCAGCGAATGCCACATCTTCCGTTACCGTCGATTGGCAACGGCACGACCTACCGAGTGAACTGAACGGGCATGGGATTGGTGCCGGCGATCTAAATAACGACGGCAGGACCGATGTCATTGGTCCCAATGGCTGGGCCGAAGGGCCGAGTGATCCTCGCAATGGGCGTTGGACTTGGCACCCCGAATTCCAGCTAGCCAAAGATTGTGGCCTGCCGATCTTGGTCGCCGATGTCGATCAAGATGGCGACAACGACCTGATCTGGGGACGTGGACACAACGTAGGGCTGTACTGGACCGAACAGCGCTCGCCCGAATCCGAGGCTTGGTCCTTTGACGAGAGCATCGACGCAGACAACAGCGACTTGCAGGCAGTTCATCCCAGCCTTCTGCCTGGGCGTTGGGTGACCCACGCAATCGATACCAGTTTTAGTTGTGCCCACACCCTAATGCTTGCCGACATCGACCAAGACGGACGCGACGACCTTGTCGTTGGCAAGCGATTCCAAGGTCACGATGGCCGCGATCCAGGAGAAAACGATCCGCTGACGGTACGTTGGTACAAGATGCCAACGCCCGAAACCCCAACTTGGACCTCTCATATCATTTCTTCAGGCGGCAAATGTGCCATCGACCTGGATTCGGTTTGTACCGACTTGGACGGCGATGGAGACGTCGACATTCTCGCTCCTTCAAGAGGCGGCCTGCACTGGATTGAAAACCTAGGGTCAATCTCGCCGCTGCCCGAAACCACCTCCGTCTCCAACAACTCTAATCAGGCTGAATTACAGCAAGTCATCGGTGACAACCAGCTTCAAACGACGGCCGCCTTACTAGAACTTGGACAACGTCGCGAGGACATTCGCCGATCGATGGAATTGGTCATGGGACCGCTTCCAACGGCTCAATCTCGAATCCCTCTGGACGTGCAAGTTGAACAGGTTACGCGTTTAGAGAAGTACACGCGGATCAAGCTGACGTATACGTCCGATCGAACCAGCCGCGTTCCCGCATACCTATTGGTTCCCCATGCCATCGCCGAACCGGCCCCGGCAATGCTCTGCCTGCACCCAACTCAGTTCGAACTAGGAAAAGCCCAGATATGTGGCATGGGGGGTAAACCAAGTCGCTTCTACGCCCACGAATTAGCTTCACGCGGATTCGTTTGCTTGGCCCCTGATTACCCTAGTTTCGCCGAGTACTCATTTGACTTTGACACAGCAAATCCACCGTACGTCAGCGGGTCCATGAAAGCGATTTGGGATAACATCCGAGGAGTCGATTTACTGGAAAACCTTCCTTGCGTATCGCGAGATCAGATCGGTGTCATTGGACATTCATTAGGCGGCCACAACGCGTTATTCACTGCGGTCTTTGACCAACGTCTGCGAGCCACCGTAACCAGTTGCGGGTTCACCGCCTTTGCCGACTACTACGGAGGCAACCTGAAAGGTTGGACCACCCCACGGTACATGCCACGAATCCAAACGGTCTACGAGGGGCAACCCGATAAGCTCCCCTTTGACTTCACCGAAGTCTTAGAAGCAATCGCGCCAAGACCGCTATTTGTCAGTGCCCCCAAAGCGGACAGCAATTTTGAAGTCAAAGGAGTTCACACATGTGAAGATGCGGTCACGCCGGTCTATCAATTTTTGCAAGCCGAAGACAATCTGCACTTCCAGTATCCAGACTGCGAACACGACTTTCCCGAAGACGTCCGTGAGCAGGTTTATCAATGGTTGGAAAAGGCACTGAAGAAGTAGAAAGATTGTAGCCTTTCACGCCGCGACACCGTTGCGCAAGAATCGCCATCCACGGCGGTGCAATCGCACGTAGCAGAGTCTCTCCGAGACTCGTGCGATATATAAATGAAGAAAGTCTGGCTCCCCTCGCCCCTAAGCGAGCTCTTTGGTGCGGAAGAAATCTCTGCTAGCTCATTGTGTGATCTCTGCCTCTTTGTTTGATTTAGTGGAGCTCGCTTGGGGGAGAGGGGCTGGGGGTGGACTGTCAGAAATCATAGCGGCGTGGCAATCTACGTAAACTGCAGCATGTCAGACAACCCGGACTTGGAACGCTGTGAAACCATATTTTTACCAGCACTTTGCGGTAAAAACGACCGTGAAACACATCGGTTTTGTCGGGTTGCGTCCAGGTCGACACCGACAAGTTTTTGACAGTCCAGGCTGGGGGAGAGGGGGAGATTTCCAGGCGGCGATTTTGCAGCGAAGACGCGGTGAAAGCCTCGGATTTCAAGCGATTATGCCACGCCTTGCCCAACGCTGTCGGCCCCTCTCCCCCAGCCCCTCTCCCCCAAAACAAGCCTTTGAATCGTACTTAATTGCATTAGCTGGCGAACCGTTGATCCAGTATCAAACCTGTTTTAAGCGAGCTTGTTTTGAGGGCGAGGGGAGCCAGACTTTCTTTACTTGTAAATCTCATCGCCTCTCGGGACGTGCGATTTATTAATGAAGAAAGTCTGGCTCCCCTCGCCCCTAAGCGAGCTCTTTGGTGCGGAAGAAATCTCTGCTAGCTCATTGTGTGATCTCTGCCTCTTTGTTTGATTTAGTGGAGCTCGCTTGGGGGAGAGGGGCTGGGGGAGAGGGGGAGATTTCCAGGCGGCGATTTTGCAGCGAAGACGCGGTGAAAGCCTCGGATTTCAAGCGATTATGCCACGCCTTGCCCAACGCTGTCGGCCCCTCTCCCCCAGCCCCTCTCCCCCAAAACAAGCCTTTGAATCGTACTTAATTGCATTAGCTGGCGAACCGTTGATCCAGTATCAAACCTGTTTTAAGCGAGCTTGTTTTGAGGGCGAGGGGAGCCAGACTGTCTTCATTTATTCTTTTCACGTCCCGAGAGGCGGAGCCACACGTAGTAGAGTCTCTCCGAGACTCGTGCTGGCTGCTCTCCGCCTCGGAGAGGCGGAGCTACGAGAATGGAGCTACGAGAGGCGACAATTTGGTGCCGCGCGCTTATGGCGGGTTACTCTTTTACTTCTGCGATGTAGACGGCGGTTTTGAATTTCTTGTTGCCGACCTCGTGCGCTGAATAATAACTAACCCACAACGAATCATTGTGCCAGACGAGCCCTGGATAGCTGGTGTCGCCTCCGGAGGGGAGCGTTTGGAATTCGGTCAACGCACCGGTTTCTGGATTCAACCAACAAAGTGATGTGCGAACTCGTCCGTCATACAGTCGTACGGCGGCGACGATTCGGCCATCGGGTAACTGCAAGATATGAGGCCCACCGACTCGGGTGCCCATGTCGATCCATTCCCACTGATCGTAGGGAGGCATCGATTTCCCTAGCATCCCCGACTTCGAATCGCCGTCGCGACGCAGCAGACAAATCGCCTGCCCGTCGGCCTGAAATAGGATCGACGTCTCGTTGGGATAACCGGCTTCGAACATCCGATCGACATGGGTCTGAAAGGTTCGTCCGCCATCCTGACTGCGGAACAGGCTTATATGCTTGTCCACCGGAACACCGGTATGGTAGCCAATCGCATAGGCATTGTCCCCGGCAAACGTCGTTCGCCATAACCAATAGTTTGCCGGTCCGATGTCTTGTCCCTCGGACCATGTCTTTCCGTCTTTGGAAAACCAGGCGATCGACTGATGACGCACGCCCGTTTCCGGCGGAAAGGCTCCAGCCCCCGACAGCATCAGCTCTCCTTCAGGCGTGACGGTCATTTTTGCATCCCGCAAATCGGCCGTGGGATGCGTGATCACCGCGGCAGAGGTCCACGTCTTGGCATCGTCGGACGTCAAAATCTGCAACGCTCCATCGGGCGAAACATGAGCCGTTCCTTCGCGATAGACGCAGTACCACTTATCTTTAAACAAGACCAAATCGGTAAACGCATTGTGGAATTTTTTATCTCCGATCCGTTGCAATTTCTTAATCTTGAACGCATGCAACTGCTTATAAATTTCGGATAGCGGCAACCGACGGACGACCGATGTCGAAAGGTGTTCCCCTTTGGCTCGCCGGCCTGCAACATGCGACAACAATACCGAACCATCGACAAAATCGATCGAGGTGTAGCAGTACCATCCCATCGGATCCGAATCTAACGGGATCGAATCCGACCAGGTTTTTCCGTCGTCCGACGAAATAGCCAGGGCGAGAGGCGTGCGGTTTGGCGACGGGGAATCCATGAATCCATGATCGTTCCAAATCGCGATCAAATCGCCCGTTGCGGGGATTCGTTCAATCGAAGCGGGCGAGCGAGGCGAAACCAAAGCGGATGGTTTCAAAGTCGTCCAGGTCGCACCCCGGTCGGTTGATGTCGCTTGGTATTGGACTCCGGCGTCCGTGCGAACCCACATCAATAAACTCCCGTCCCGACGTTCGACGACGCCAGGCTCTTGGGCGGCCACGCGATTCCCTTCGGCATCGCTTGCTTTCTGAAACGTATCCGATCGTTGCCAAGTTGCTCCCGCATCGTCCGATGTGTAACACGTCACTTGCCCTAACCAATCCGGCTTCTCCTGTCCGGGACGATGATGCAGGGCCACCGGGGCAACCAATCGCCCAGCCGACAGTTGGATGACACGATCATTGTTCAATACGTAATAGCCAACTTCCGCATCCGGGATCATCTGAACCGGTTCGGTCCATGTCTTGGCTTCATCGGACGAAAAACGAACGACCGGTCGGCAATCGGTAAGCGAATTCTTAACCAGGTAGAAGAGGGCGATGCGATCGTCTGCCAAACGCAATAGCGATACCGACATCACATTCATGCCACCTTCGTTCGCAACGACCAATTCATCTTCGGTGCTCCACGTTGCACCACCGTCGTCGCTATATCGACTGACCAACGTCGCCGATCCATGGTCACTGGCGTCCGATTCAAAACGCGAATAAACATGCAGAACCCGGCCGTCGGCCAGCTGAATCAAATCACCTTCGCTGTTCCGCGGATTCCCTTCGCTAGGGGCGAGTGTCAAAACGGGTTCCAGCGATTCGATCCACTTCATCGCGGCCGCATATCGATAACCAAATTCACGCAGCGACGGGCTATCGAAATGAACCTGATCTCCTTTGTGGTTCAATCCATCGGCGGGAACAAACGCGGTCCGCGGAACAAGCCGAGTGACATTTTGTTGAGCGGTATCGACCTGAATGCGTCCTTCGGTCCAAGGGCGTTCCTCAAATTTGCCCAACTGACCGATCAAGAACGGCAGACGAGGGTTCTGAAAAGTTTCACGGAATCGACCGATCAATTCGATCAGGCGACCTTCATACTTTGCGGCCGCAGTCGGCTTCGAATCCGATTCGCCTTGATGCCACAAAATCCCCTTCAAATCACCTTGCTCCACGGCCGCAGTTGCACGAACCAACATGTCATCCCAGGGATGGGAATTGGTCTGTTTATGAAAACCTTCGGGCTGCCAAGTCTCGATCCCCGATCCACCCACAGCACAAGGGATCAAACCGACGGTGACTCCGGGATGTGCTTTGGCGTATTCCGCGGCAAAGGACCTTCCCACACCAACTCCGGCGATCGTTGGTTTATCGAAATGGAGCGGATCGACAGCCGGCACCCATTGGCGGTCTTTGTTTAGCATCAGAATCCGAGGATTCGGTTTCTTGTCGGCTTCGCTGACCACGCCTCGACCAGCCATATTGGACTGACCGGCCAACAAGAACAGATGAAATTTCTGCGGGTCTGCGGGGACCGGTGACGCGTCAGGGTCTGCCGACCAAGCGAGCGATACCGAAGAGCAAACCACGGCGAGGGAATAAAGAAAGAAACGCTTGAGGCGTTGCGCAGAAAAATGTCGAAGCATCTTGGAGGCTCAATTCATCGAGGCGGGAAATGCACATGAGGGCATCTAATATAGCCCAAAAGAATTGGCAACCTCGGCTTGGATGCAGATCGCGAAAAATTTGGAAACGTTTTTTGCGAGAGATTTTGGAGGAACGCTCCTTGCGGAGCGGCGCGAGCCGTCCGGACTTTCGGTGGGAGTGCGGCGGGCCGGAGGACTTGCGCCCTACCGCTAAGAATTTGCGTGACAGTCCTGGTGGAACGGCGTGAGGCGTCTGGACGTTCGATGGATGCGCGGCGGGCCGGAGAGCTCGCGCCCTACCGCTAAGAATTTGCGCGTCGCTCCTTGCGGAACGGCGCGAGCCGTACGGACTTACGTTGGGAGCGCGGCGGGCCGGAGAGCTCGCGCCGTGCTGCTAAGCCGATTCGTATTCGCTTAATCTTTTTTCTTGGCGGCCGGTTTGCTTTCAGACTTCTTTTCTGCGGGCTTGTCGTTCTTGGCAGCTTTCTTGTAGGAATCGCTGCGGTAGTCGGTTTGGTAGAACCCACTCCCTTTGAACATCAACGCCCCACCGGTACCGAACAGACGACGCAATTTCAGCTTTTTGCACTCAGGGCATTTCTTCTTGATGGGATC comes from the Roseimaritima multifibrata genome and includes:
- a CDS encoding DUF1501 domain-containing protein yields the protein MSTDRKQLLPSSRRQFLLHAGGGLGGVALATLLAGDQQSHASAQPKQTAKRIIQIFCPGGMSQIDTFDYKPELEKRAGKPFDPDGNLQFFASKPGNCQPSHWKFRQHGESGRWVSDLFPKLATCVDDMAFIHSMHSKTALHGPACFMMNTGFTLPGFPSMGSWVTYGLGSEAEDLPAFVVLPDPRGLPPGGVINWGSGFLPAEYQATTLNTKDPARPIADLFPPDNFKPKSTAAKRDSLDLLQKWNRQHLQQRSGNTELEARIKAYELAARLQLSAPEVTDISGESKATQALYDIDHPEIGPFGRQCLQARRLVQRGVRFVQIYCGAENTTAKKIRPNWDSHEDLPRDHGYWGAVLDTGAAALLKDLKSQGMLEDTLVICTTEFGRQPGAQGSGGQGRDHNAGAFTSWLAGGGIRGGVAYGATDELGFKAIESPTYSYDLHATALHLLGIDHTQLTYYHNGIERRLTDVHGHVIKEII
- a CDS encoding alpha/beta fold hydrolase; this encodes MQRRSLRFWTRVSFSILACCFSIGARAEDGPGFKVHLLNAESEFSAATAIDINQDGKVDIVCGAWWYEAPHWTKHRFREVPQIRGRFDDYSNLAMDVDRDGLKDIVSANYRSNSLYWCRNPGIDKNGKPLPEPWSMQIIDRPGASETGRLVDIDGDGHIDVLPNGLKFAAWYEAKIPDSAAANATSSVTVDWQRHDLPSELNGHGIGAGDLNNDGRTDVIGPNGWAEGPSDPRNGRWTWHPEFQLAKDCGLPILVADVDQDGDNDLIWGRGHNVGLYWTEQRSPESEAWSFDESIDADNSDLQAVHPSLLPGRWVTHAIDTSFSCAHTLMLADIDQDGRDDLVVGKRFQGHDGRDPGENDPLTVRWYKMPTPETPTWTSHIISSGGKCAIDLDSVCTDLDGDGDVDILAPSRGGLHWIENLGSISPLPETTSVSNNSNQAELQQVIGDNQLQTTAALLELGQRREDIRRSMELVMGPLPTAQSRIPLDVQVEQVTRLEKYTRIKLTYTSDRTSRVPAYLLVPHAIAEPAPAMLCLHPTQFELGKAQICGMGGKPSRFYAHELASRGFVCLAPDYPSFAEYSFDFDTANPPYVSGSMKAIWDNIRGVDLLENLPCVSRDQIGVIGHSLGGHNALFTAVFDQRLRATVTSCGFTAFADYYGGNLKGWTTPRYMPRIQTVYEGQPDKLPFDFTEVLEAIAPRPLFVSAPKADSNFEVKGVHTCEDAVTPVYQFLQAEDNLHFQYPDCEHDFPEDVREQVYQWLEKALKK
- a CDS encoding sialate O-acetylesterase; translation: MVCSSVSLAWSADPDASPVPADPQKFHLFLLAGQSNMAGRGVVSEADKKPNPRILMLNKDRQWVPAVDPLHFDKPTIAGVGVGRSFAAEYAKAHPGVTVGLIPCAVGGSGIETWQPEGFHKQTNSHPWDDMLVRATAAVEQGDLKGILWHQGESDSKPTAAAKYEGRLIELIGRFRETFQNPRLPFLIGQLGKFEERPWTEGRIQVDTAQQNVTRLVPRTAFVPADGLNHKGDQVHFDSPSLREFGYRYAAAMKWIESLEPVLTLAPSEGNPRNSEGDLIQLADGRVLHVYSRFESDASDHGSATLVSRYSDDGGATWSTEDELVVANEGGMNVMSVSLLRLADDRIALFYLVKNSLTDCRPVVRFSSDEAKTWTEPVQMIPDAEVGYYVLNNDRVIQLSAGRLVAPVALHHRPGQEKPDWLGQVTCYTSDDAGATWQRSDTFQKASDAEGNRVAAQEPGVVERRDGSLLMWVRTDAGVQYQATSTDRGATWTTLKPSALVSPRSPASIERIPATGDLIAIWNDHGFMDSPSPNRTPLALAISSDDGKTWSDSIPLDSDPMGWYCYTSIDFVDGSVLLSHVAGRRAKGEHLSTSVVRRLPLSEIYKQLHAFKIKKLQRIGDKKFHNAFTDLVLFKDKWYCVYREGTAHVSPDGALQILTSDDAKTWTSAAVITHPTADLRDAKMTVTPEGELMLSGAGAFPPETGVRHQSIAWFSKDGKTWSEGQDIGPANYWLWRTTFAGDNAYAIGYHTGVPVDKHISLFRSQDGGRTFQTHVDRMFEAGYPNETSILFQADGQAICLLRRDGDSKSGMLGKSMPPYDQWEWIDMGTRVGGPHILQLPDGRIVAAVRLYDGRVRTSLCWLNPETGALTEFQTLPSGGDTSYPGLVWHNDSLWVSYYSAHEVGNKKFKTAVYIAEVKE
- a CDS encoding FmdB family zinc ribbon protein translates to MPTYDYECDACHHTFELFQGINDPIKKKCPECKKLKLRRLFGTGGALMFKGSGFYQTDYRSDSYKKAAKNDKPAEKKSESKPAAKKKD